The following coding sequences are from one Euwallacea fornicatus isolate EFF26 chromosome 8, ASM4011564v1, whole genome shotgun sequence window:
- the LOC136340522 gene encoding probable peptidoglycan muropeptide transporter SLC46: MGRIEIPVFMTTFGFMLTVSVSNNLLLYRICYETLHFNKTECAKLGFVSNNFTKHLEELVEPTATYITLVKTIVESIFGSILGLLIAPWSDRFGRKPAIVVGFIGGSVAIFLHIIFATIENLTPWFLLVTSIPVLLTGGGISILTILTAYLVDTTSKETRGLRIGIFDITLGLATLLGNSLSSYLLIATNYVVLYCVSLTCHLIAIAYTVIFIPESLRERETENLVAGFFSISNLTEMLKTPFKLRENSKRAILLLLMGSMFLSCLTDGSGTLFFYFLREKLQWTLVQFTWFSTVNIMVDMVGAFFVVYFMHTVLKIREPVLILVGVFFAVGASVTYGFASQNWQIYLGALLNVPSSSRFTLLQSFISKLVCEEEVAKILTAFSIGSTILAPLSSAGYTNLYNATIQSDPGLFNFVTSGITFCCSMVLVAVVILEYRSIVSSYSRLEGEPDGLIVNEDDDVSNSSRDSGRGTSE, translated from the exons ATGGGTAGAATAGAGATTCCGGTTTTCATGACCACTTTTGGTTTCATGCTGACAG TTAGTGTGAGCAACAATCTTCTGCTCTATCGAATATGCTACGAAACCCTGCACTTCAACAAAACTGAATGCGCCAAACTGGGATTCGTTAGTAACAATTTTACTAAACATCTGGAAGAATTGGTAGAGCCTACGGCCACTTACATCACTTTAGTCAAGACTATAGTCGAATCGATTTTTGGTTCTATTTTGGGGTTGTTGATCGCACCATGGAGTGATAGATTTGGAAGGAAACCTGCCATTGTTGTTGGATTTATTG GAGGTTCTGTGGCAATTTTCTTGCACATTATTTTCGCAACCATTGAAAACCTCACTCCGTGGTTCTTGTTGGTTACGTCTATACCGGTTCTATTAACTGGAGGAGGGATCAGTATACTAACCATCTTGACTGCATACTTAGTTGATACGACCTCGAAGGAAACCAGAGGATTAAG GATTGGAATTTTTGATATCACACTCGGCCTAGCAACTCTGCTAGGAAATTCATTGAGTTCCTACCTATTAATTGCCACAAACTACGTAGTGTTGTATTGTGTATCTCTAACATGCCACCTCATTGCCATTGCTTATACTGTTATCTTCATTCCAGAATCTCTAAGAGAGAGAGAAACTGAG AACCTCGTTGCTGGTTTCTTTAGCATATCAAATTTGACTGAGATGCTTAAAACTCCTTTTAAGCTCAGAGAAAATTCAAAGAGAGCGATTCTTTTACTCTTAATGGGGTCGATGTTTCTTTCATGTCTGACAGATGGATCTGGAACActgtttttttacttcttgCGGGAAAAGCTTCAATGGACGTTGGTCCAATTTACGTGGTTCTCCACCGTGAATATCATGGTGGATATGGTGG GCGCTTTTTTTGTGGTTTATTTCATGCATACGGTATTGAAAATCAGAGAGCCAGTGCTGATTTTGGTTGGAGTGTTTTTTGCAGTTGGAGCAAGTGTAACTTACGGATTTGCCTCACAGAATTGGCAAATATATTTGG GTGCGCTATTAAACGTGCCCTCCTCAAGCCGCTTCACATTACTCCAATCCTTCATTTCGAAACTGGTCTGCGAGGAAGAAGTAGCCAAAATATTAACAGCATTCAGCATAGGTTCCACCATTCTGGCACCCCTGAGCTCAGCCGGTTACACTAATCTGTACAACGCAACTATACAATCTGATCCCGGATTGTTCAATTTTGTTACATCAGGAATAACATTCTGTTGCTCCATGGTTCTCGT GGCTGTTGTTATTCTCGAGTATAGATCAATTGTTAGCAGTTATTCGCGTTTGGAAGGTGAACCTGATGGACTAATTGTGAATGAAGATGATGATGTGTCTAATAGCTCACGTGACTCGGGTAGAGGGACCTCTGAATAG
- the LOC136340529 gene encoding adhesion G protein-coupled receptor G3-like isoform X3 gives MNLLSSLFMTQLLYVIGVGEIMDSSLCMVLASALHFMRLCVFSWTFLLTHNMYVQYKTGIFVPATDSSIKKHFIRCSLLGWGVPSILLLTSLLIQYCDKKQISMDVPDLRKKICWFLDEKAFIYGLVLPSYFMVGVTFYYLLRTALLSRYIIGMNSDERKRKKIRRKTNVQIVFLSKINTVSSIYLALATLSKLMNSEGVWISFHIFQALQGILMTMLVTCNRQVLKLYTRSLKSTAKKHNIVMPSYIDRPSSSDLNKSTSLQMLTWDPPPDFV, from the exons GACTCAAGCTTGTGCATGGTTCTGGCCTCAGCTCTTCATTTTATGCGGTTGTGTGTGTTTTCGTGGACATTTCTCTTGACACACAATATGTACGTGCAATATAAGACCGGGATCTTTGTTCCGGCTACCGATTCCAGtattaagaaacattttataag gtGCTCGCTGCTAGGATGGGGAGTTCCATCAATACTGCTTTTGACAAGCTTATTAATTCAATACTGTGATAAAAAGCAAATATCTATGGACGTACCGGATTTGAGGAAGAAAATCTGCTG GTTCCTAGATGAAAAAGCGTTCATTTATGGGCTAGTACTTCCCAGTTACTTCATGGTGGGCGTCACCTTCTACTATTTACTGCGAACCGCCCTTTTATCCCGATACATAATTGGGATGAACTCTGATGAACGAAagcgtaaaaaaattagaagaaaaacgaATGTACAAATAGTATTTTTGAGTAAG ATCAACACCGTGAGTAGCATATACCTTGCCCTGGCTACTCTGTCCAAGCTGATGAATTCCGAGGGAGTATGGATTTCCTTCCACATCTTCCAAGCTCTACAGGGGATCTTAATGACAATGTTGGTCACATGCAACCGTCAAGTACTAAAATTGTACACCCGCAGTCTTAAATCAACGGCCAAAAAACATAACATAGTGATGCCAAGCTACATTGACCGACCGTCCAGTTCCGATTTGAACAAATCGACCAGCTTGCAAATGCTTACTTGGGACCCGCCTCCAGATTTCGTTTAA
- the CCT4 gene encoding T-complex protein 1 subunit delta: MTAPKASGDSNRNRSLAYKDKSKPADVRSSNINAAKAVCDAIRTSLGPRGMDKMIQAGNGEVTITNDGATILKQINVIHPAAKMLVELSRAQDVEAGDGTTSVVVIAGAFLDAAEKLLNRGIHPTAISESFQRAAVHALRILNEIATPVELSNREQLIKSASTSLNSKVVSQQSSQLAPLAVDAVLKVIEPGRESACNLSDIKVLKQLGGTVEDTELINGLVFPQKLANVSGPKRVEKAKIGLIQFCISPPKTDMDHNIIVSDYAAMDRVLKEERAYILNIVKQIKKAGCNVLLIQKSILRDAVSDLAIHFLDKIKCMVIKDIEREDIEFVCKTLSCRPIASLDHFVSENLVSAELVEEVGFGGNRMVKVTGIQNPGHTITLVVRGSNKLVLEEAERSLHDALCVVRCLVRKKAVIAGGGAPEIELALKLTALADKIEGIDAICLKAYAAALEIIPFTLAENAGLNPIQTVTELRNRHAKGEISAGINVRKGCISDILEENVVQPLLVTTSALSFATETVRSILKIDDIINTLT, from the exons atgacTGCACCCAAAGCTTCAGGAGATTCCAACCGGAATCGAAGTTTAGCTTACAAGGATAAAAGCAAACCCGCAGATGTGAGATCTAGCAACATTAATGCGGCTAAAG CTGTATGTGATGCCATCCGGACAAGTTTAGGTCCACGAGGAATGGACAAAATG ATCCAAGCTGGTAATGGAGAAGTAACAATTACCAATGATGGAGCTACAATTCTCAAACAGATAAATGTTATACATCCTGCAGCCAAAATG TTAGTGGAGCTCTCAAGGGCTCAGGACGTAGAAGCTGGAGATGGAACTACTTCAGTGGTGGTTATTGCTGGCGCCTTTTTAGATGCTGCTGAGAAGCTTTTAAACCGCGGTATACACCCCACTGCAATTTCAGAGTCGTTCCAAAGAGCTGCTGTTCATGCTTTACGG attttaaatgaaatcgcCACTCCCGTTGAGCTCAGCAATCGGGAACAATTGATCAAAAGCGCTTCTACCTCATTGAACTCGAAGGTGGTATCTCAACAATCCAGCCAGTTAGCTCCTTTAGCGGTGGATGCAGTTTTAAAGGTCATAGAGCCAG GAAGAGAGAGCGCTTGCAATCTTTCCGATATCAAAGTGCTTAAACAACTGGGAGGGACTGTCGAGGATACGGAACTTATTAATGGTCTAGTTTTCCCTCAAAAGTTGGCCAATGTTTCCGGTCCAAAACGGGTAGAAAAGGCGAAAATCGGACTGATTCAATTCTGCATATCGCCACCAAAAACAGATATGGATCATAATATTATAGTGTCTGACTATGCGGCAATGGATAGGGTACTTAAAGAAGAACGGGcttatattttgaatattgtgAAACAGATTAAGAAGGCCGGTTGCAATGTTTTGCTG ATTCAAAAATCGATACTTCGAGATGCGGTGTCTGACTTGGCTATCCACTTTTtggataaaattaaatgtatggTTATCAAAGATATCGAGCGAGAAGACATTGAGTTTGTTTGCAAAACTTTAAGCTGCCGTCCTATTGCCTCTTTAGATCACTTTGTCTCAGAGAATTTGGTCTCCGCCGAACTGGTAGAAGAGGTTGGATTCGGAGGAAATAGGATGGTGAAGGTAACAG gAATTCAAAATCCTGGCCATACAATCACGCTGGTTGTTCGTGGCTCAAACAAGTTGGTGTTGGAAGAAGCTGAACGTTCTTtgcatgatgctttgtgtgtAGTGCGCTGTTTAGTTCGGAAGAAGGCTGTAATCGCCGGCGGAGGGGCCCCGGAAATTGAGCTGGCCCTCAAACTGACCGCTTTGGCGGATAAAATAGAGGGAATTGATGCGATTTGTCTGAAGGCATACGCTGCCGCTTTGGAGATAATCCCATTTACGCTTGCGGAAAATGCAGGACTTAACCCGATTCAG ACAGTGACCGAATTACGAAACCGTCACGCTAAAGGGGAAATCTCAGCGGGTATCAACGTGCGCAAAGGTTGTATTTCGGACATTCTCGAAGAAAATGTAGTGCAGCCTTTGCTGGTTACTACCTCAGCATTGTCCTTTGCCACCGAAACCGTTcggtcaattttaaaaattgatgacATC atcaaCACGTTAACATGA
- the TBC1D23 gene encoding TBC1 domain family member 23, with product MALGDEGNLWVTELENALLEECSATEIYCICKGKPLPESLRPEVWQICLDVRDKGNQLDHFNEVYDLPNQTVLREDCQNFVSKLGNEEEDKIQVTSDLESILTFYCKSRNLSYCRNNGWIELLLPILTLKVSKSTTYNLFEAVRDTFIPQSCEKDGNSFHILRLLLLYHDPELCSFLDTKRVTPEDYCLTWFQSLFAATCSLPVVINMWDYYFQQSDPFFIFFLSLIMVVNARDQIISMKGKNREDVIATLANMPCGLEADDVADFCSLAQYYALKTPTSFRNDLMQTIYNGLNVTNVLVSQALCLPVSVHELVENISRDSTNIDSVRFFLVDCRPVEHYNAGHLPTAFHLDCNLMLQEPSAFATAVRGLLSAQKQAIAHNSSAGGDHLCFLGSGRSEEDQYTHMIVSSFLQKHTQYVSLLTGGYIALHEYLSENLNYLQDHNPRHCIVCAPLHPVKAESSSNVKTAHSGDFIGKLSAAMRSKSAEVTGKLIEYIVNPSSSPLQERHVSSTDKIGKRYRDVAPVFSIDDDHDNVASLEAIDDYDNHEVVNIQAYLKRPEIIQHFPCKEVRTNGSMFKSHLMITDNELVVLREVFEPRGSAEVIVKRPLSAIVKITARKRHPELITFKYGVPDGEDLKISDMDRFLIPNADKATKVVSEQILKQLKAKE from the exons ATGGCGCTCGGAGACGAGGGAAATCTATG GGTTACCGAGTTGGAAAATGCCCTGTTGGAAGAATGTTCTGCTACGGAGATCTACTGCATTTGCAAGGGAAAACCGTTACCTGAAAGTCTTCGTCCAGAGGTTTGGCAG ATATGCCTAGATGTCAGGGATAAAGGAAACCAACTGGACCACTTCAACGAAGTGTATGATCTACCAAATCAAACAGTATTGAGAGAAGACTGTCAAAACTTTGTTTCAAAGTTGGGCAATGAGGAGGAAGATAAGATCCAGGTCACATCTGACCTAGAATCAATTCTAACTTTCTATTGCAAGAGTAGAAATCTTTCATATTGTCGAAATAATGGATGGATCGAATTACTTCTTCCAATTCTAACTTTGAAAGTTTCCAAATCAACTACCTATAATCTTTTTGAAGCCGTGAGGGACACATTTATCCCACAAAGTTGCGAAAAAGATGGGAACTCATTTCACATCTTGCGACTGTTGCTCTTGTATCATGACCCAGAATTATGCTCGTTTCTTGACACCAAGCGCGTTACCCCCGAAGATTATTGTCTTACATGGTTTCAGTCACTATTTGCAGCTACGTGCAGCCTACCTGTTGTGATAAATATGTgggattattattttcaacaatcgGACCCGTTCTTCATATTCTTTTTGTCGTTAATAATGGTGGTAAATGCCAGAGATCAAATAATATCTATGAAAGGTAAAAATAGGGAAGATGTTATTGCCACACTTGCGAATATGCCTTGCGGCCTTGAAGCGGACGATGTGGCAGATTTTTGTTCGTTAGCACAATATTACGCCTTGAAAACTCCTACGTCCTTCAGAAACGATCTCATGCAAACGATATACAATG GTCTTAATGTAACGAATGTTTTGGTATCCCAAGCTTTGTGTTTACCGGTTTCCGTTCATGAAttggttgaaaatatttccagagACTCCACTAATATTGACTCCGTCAG ATTCTTTCTGGTAGATTGTCGACCGGTGGAACATTACAACGCTGGCCACTTACCCACGGCATTTCATTTGGACTGCAATCTGATGTTGCAAGAACCAAGTGCATTTGCTACTGCAGTTCGAGGTCTGCTGAGCGCCCAAAAACAGGCCATTGCACATAATTCTTCAGCAG GTGGGGACCATCTGTGCTTCCTTGGATCCGGCCGCAGCGAAGAGGATCAATACACGCACATGATCGTATCATCTTTCCTGCAAAAACACACTCAATACGTCTCGTTACTTACTGGTGGCTATATAGCCCTTCACGAATATCtatcagaaaatttaaattatttgcaaGACCACAATCCGCGGCATTGCATTGTTTGTGCGCCGCTTCATCCCGTCAAAGCTGAGAGCTCGTCGAATGTGAAGACAGCTCACAGTGGTGATTTCATTG gaaaactTTCTGCGGCAATGAGGTCAAAATCAGCTGAAGTAACTGGGAAATTGATTGAATACATAGTAAATCCCAGCAGCAGCCCCTTGCAGGAACGACATGTTTCCAGTACGGATAAAATCGGAAAACGATATAGAGATGTAGCGCCCGTATTCAGTATCGACGATGACCACGACAATGTCGCCAGTCTAGAg GCTATAGATGACTATGACAACCACGAAGTGGTGAACATCCAAGCCTACTTGAAGAGACCTGAGATAATTCAACACTTCCCGTGCAAAGAAGTGCGTACAAACGGTTCCATGTTCAAAAGTCATCTCATGATCACAGATAATGAACTGGTCGTACTGCGGGAAGTGTTTGAGCCCAGAGGTTCAGCGGAAGTGATAGTAAAACGTCCCCTCTCGGCGATTGTAAAAATAACTGCTAGGAAACGGCATCCCGAATTGATTACCTTTAAATATGGAGTGCCCGATGGAGAGGACCTTAAAATTTCCGACATGGATAGGTTTTTGATCCCAAATGCAGATAAAGCGACAAAGGTAGTCTCAGAGCAGATACTTAAGCAGTTGAAGGCTAAAGAATAG
- the RpL27A gene encoding large ribosomal subunit protein uL15 produces MSTHKKKTRKLRGHVSHGHGRIGKHRKHPGGRGNAGGMHHHRINFDKYHPGYFGKLGMRNYHVRRNTKWSPSINIDKLWTLVSEQTRLKYKDHPEGKAPVIDIVKAGYYKLLGKGRLPEQPVIVKAKFFSRKAEEKIKSVGGACVLSA; encoded by the exons ATG tCCACACACAAGAAAAAAACTAGGAAATTAAGAGGACATGTGTCCCATGGACATGGACGTATTG GTAAACATCGCAAGCATCCTGGTGGTCGTGGTAATGCTGGTGGTATGCACCACCATAGAATAAACTTTGACAAATACCATCCTGGGTATTTTGGAAAG ttGGGTATGAGGAACTACCACGTCCGCAGGAACACTAAGTGGTCACCATCAATTAATATTGATAAACTGTGGACCCTTGTCAGTGAGCAAACCAGATTGAAATACAAAGATCATCCAGAAGGAAAAGCTCCCGTAATCGATATTGTGAAAGCT gGTTATTACAAACTGTTAGGAAAGGGGCGTTTGCCAGAGCAGCCTGTAATCGTAAAAGCGAAATTTTTCTCCAGAAaagctgaagaaaaaattaaatctgtaGGAGGTGCTTGCGTGCTATCAGCctaa